DNA from Numida meleagris isolate 19003 breed g44 Domestic line chromosome 9, NumMel1.0, whole genome shotgun sequence:
atacaCTGACAGGTGCAAAAGGCATGCGCCTTAGAAGTCATTCATCTCTAGTGTACTAGCTAGAAATCACTAGAATACTTCGACTTATTGTGAATTCATGTTCTTACTAATCTTCTCAATGTGACTCAGTAGTCTCAACAGTGCAGATGGATTATAAgggaaaagatttcttctctgcaaCCTAGAAATAGCTTTTTGCAGTTCTTCCAAACACTTTGTTGATTTATAAAGCATTATTCTTAGGGGAATGATGTTATCTGAAGACACTATACACGCCAAGCTGGATGAGGTATTAGATCCCTTTTGTTTCAGAGGCAACGCTTCAGACTCGAGTGTATTCTGTTTATCATCTGTGTAGCTGCAAACAGTTTCCCTTATCATTGTCTCATGCTCCTCATGTAAAGGCATCTGCTTTGTGTTTACTAAGCACTCTTTTCCAACTGATTCTAATTCAGAATCTTCTGAGCTGTCATAATTAACAAGGCTTTGAAGAGAACCCAGCAGAGATGTATTATCATTGCATAGCAATGAGTTAGACTGGTTAGACTCTGCAACTTCATTATCACCTTGCTCTGTTGTAAACACTAAGTAATTGTGAGAAGAAGCCAAAGGTATCAAAGTCTGTGGTTCTGGTTCACAACAAGCATTTTGCAAACTCACACCAGTCACACAGCTTTGTTCTTCTTGACGTGCAGCCTTGATAGAAGAAATCGGTTGACAAGTGCCGTGCTTGGTATCAAAATGGTTACAGACGTTTACAAACTGATGCCAGTCTTCTCTAAGAAGTTTTAAGTACCTTACCAAGTACTCCAGAAAGCAAGTCTCCGATGAAATCAAAAAATCTAGCAGTACTGTGGAATCAAACGCgattttttctagaaaaaataaaaatatgcagtgaGGATTATAGCCACTTGCATGCGTACGGAAGTTCcagctttcctcctcttcctggcTTAAGTTATCTGCAGCATCACGCTGTAACCTGAAAAGCAGGATGTGAAATGGATTAAATTCAGTGGAAGTTCACAGTTAAGAACAGatatttccagaaaatgttgttcttgatctttttttatattctttaacAGACAATAAATGCACATATGCTAGGATCCTACATGTTTCACAGTGATACACttccaggaaaatattttaaataaataaaatcagcaacGAGAAAAGCACCTATTGGATTCCCAGCAAGGTGACTTGTTTTGTTGGATGGGCCCTCTATGCCAGATGAGTTTGAAATCTGCTTTACAGTATGCAGTATTTTGGAATCCAACAACCCACTAGAGTCAGACTTTGTCAAAAagtaaacatcagaaaaaaaaatagttttcatatTAGAGAATGAACACAGGCAGGTGGTAGAACAGACAGCTTAGGAAGCCAAAGCACCTAAAACAGGCTTTCTTAAACTGTACGTCCTTAATTCTGGAAGGAACAACACTTAAAATACATGAATggttctttttaatatttctgtaaaCTTGAACATCCACCACATTGGGAAAAGATAGCCTTATATTTAGGTgcctaaaaataattttatgtatcTAAGATACTACTTGCAATATGATTACATTTGaagcttgaaaaacattttctaagttaGTGTACTATCTTGTATGGTAACTTAAACAACGAAGTAGAGAACATCCAGGGCAAATtcataaaaaacacatttctgatgTTAGTAGTGACAGTATTTACCAAATAGCTAGAATTAACATGGGTCCAAATGTGAGAGCACTAATTTGCCAGAGGTCCCTAAATTCTTGAAACTTGATTGCAAGATCGTGTTCTTCACATATTCAGTGTTGAAAGAGAACAGCTTTGCCTTTTATCTGTACCTAACCACTATTTAGATTGTGAAGTTAATTATTCTCAATTACAGGAAATACTATAGCATGTAATAGGAATTTGTTGCACAACTCCTTCATTTCAATGCAAAAAACACTTAGCCAAATTACCAGAAAAGTTAGCAGCTCTTACACCATCCATTACCACATTATCCAGAGCTTATTACTAAAAATATTCATCCTCTATACAAAAGTAATCAATGGAAGTGTTATGTATATCACAATAACCTCATTAAACTATTACTCATAGTTCTGTCAAATAAAATGCATACCAACCTgtcaatttttaaataaatgagtaaTAAAGCTTTTGCAGCTTCCCACATGTCATCATCTTGCTCTATAAAAATCAAAGAGAGCCATTCGCAATGATGTGCAACTGGGTGAGAGTGTGGGGAATGCTTCATGTGATTCCTCCAGAATGTCAGCAGATGGGACATGGAACTCTGAAATCCTTctgaaaacaggagagaaatgggagggggggaaaaaaagggaaccatgtcttttttttttttttttacaaaacaatacagacagttttaaaaattaacaatgCGAAACACTGCAAGCATTTCTCATCCCTAAACTCAACGGCTTTAACACAGCATCAAATTTTATAGATCACTTCTTCCTCCCTGGTACTaaagaaatatagaaaaaaaattcagaaaaccaCAAGCAGTTATCTAACcttaaattctttttatctCTAAAAACACCAACATTTAGATGCCAATGTTATCAACTAAGTTAACCCgcagaaaatgaatttacttATTATATACTAGGctcctcctcttttccctcctccttaTCCCCACATAAGGCAGATAAAAGCTAAGAACACAATTATCTGATCCAGCACTGTCCTTCTTGGGGACCCAGAAACTCTTGCAGCATGAATCCTCTCACACCTAAGCTTGCAGATTTGCATATATCACAAAACCTACAAAAATGCTGATATACCTGTACAGCTGTGGttggtatttttctttagcTCCTCGATAAGGTAGCTCAGTTGGTATACACCAAACTAAAGAAAGGTGAATTATAATCAAGTCAATGCCACAGATGTAATGACCTAATAtgagtattttctttccataattttgatgttttaaCAGTGCTGAAGCTAAAAACCCCACTGTGTGAAAAATTCCACGGTACAGAAATCTGCTGCACTGATTTACAGTCAATGGGAATAAACTGCTATCTCTACAATAGAGTAAGAAGCCTGCACGATAGCCATAAACCAAACAgttctttataaaataaactCGTCATGGATGATGCAAGTTTTCAAGTACATTCATGAGATGGCACTTCCAGCCAGGATTTTGCATTATTTGCATTGAACTTTCTAAACTAACATCAGCCGTGTTTTTCCCTGACAATCCtaatttttcccctccttctcgACACTGAACTCCTCGATGGGAAAATCACCTCAAAATTTATGCCAGTTTAGTGCAGAAGCTTACccataaaaataactgcattctTATGATTGTGACAGACTCTCTTTTCCCTTAAGTCAAGAAACACCTTTAATAATAATGACAAACTAGAAAAAGATTCTTTATGTCTGAGTTCAGGCACCAGTCTTTCATGGAATGCAGCATATATTCAATATTTagaaaatcaagaagaaaaaaaagcgaCACACATCTTTACCCCAAAGATATTCTGTGAGAACTCTTACACTGCTTGAAGTACACCACAGCATGAAGAGCGCAGTCGCATCATTTATATAAACAGCAATTACTGCTTCTGAAAGATTTCCTGCAGCATGGGATCAATTTTACTAACAAAGCCATCATTACGTGGCTTTCCTTAATATTTGACATTAAGAGTTGCTTctcctctcagaaaaaaaatggaacagctAATTATCTTTGTTATTAATAGTTACTATTCAGAGTGAAATTCTCCCCTATAAATCAAAGCTATCTGAAAATTACTCCCAAAATTGGAGTGAATTAAATTTAAGCCACTGTAATTCATATTAGTAAAAAAGATAGGATCAACGAGCTTCCCGGAAGGGAAGTTAGTCTATCAAAGCATTTTGGTGCTTGTTTTAACCACTTCATTTAATAACACTCAAATAGAAGCACCACTCCTTTCAACTTGAAATTCCTCATGACACCTGTGGTGTTTGAATTTAATTAAACAGCTCATTTTTGTAGCATGAATcgggaaaagaaaagagtttttttcttgGAGACAGAATTTTCCACGGAGACATCTAAAATAGATTTAACCTACTTTTATTCTATTCACTTGATCTTAGACAATCTCAGAACTTTTTCAGGAGATGGAGTGTAAGTGAAATCTTCCctacaaatacttaaaaatcCTAACAATGCAACTGGCATCACAAATGACACCTtccaaaatatggaaaaagtgTCAGAATCTCTCTTGTAAAATTCTCCAGCTCTCTTGTAGAGATGAATTAAAAATGGACTTTGTTTGCTACAGAACGTAgaaatataaaaagtaaaataacatttacatCTAGAACTTTTCAAGTGCCTCAGTACACtgtaaaaatgctgtaaaaatacaTCCCCctataaaaaaatgaagtaattttgaCATTTTGTCTCATCAACAATTAACTGAGAATACGGAACACACCCATTCTCGCTTGTATTCGACTGGAAACATTATTTCAGaaccatttttcctttctttgtcatGTCCTGTAATCCAGGACAGCACGCTGCTTTGATCATAAAATTTGCACACCCACGTTCACGTATCAGAAGACACTCATCATGTGCCTCTGAAAGGTAAACAGGCCAGTGGAAAGATGCAATTCCAGGAGATTCTCACAGGCAAGATGTCTCCCTTACAGCACATGAGAAGGCTAACTTGATGCCAGTGAGAAACAGCAAGGCGTCCTCTCCTGTCAGGAATCTGAATTGCACAGCATTCCTCTGCCATCCCACTGTCTGCCTCGTGGCAATACCCAACCACAAGAGACTGATCTGCTCTTCTGCTAATCTAATTCAGTGGAACAAACATACTCAAGCTGAGCAGGTATGAGAAGAATGCCTAGCACCTACTAATTTCAAAGGGCTATATTTCTAAGTTAGCGCGAAGAAAACCATCACTATACCCTGTCAGCTCCCACAGTTTCCCTCTTTTACTTTACAACCTCATTAAAATGTTTACCTCTTCCTCACCACCACTTTTTCTGCCCCATAATATTATTTATCTGACAGTAATGCCAGCGCCTTCAACCATATTAAGTAGCATTTAAAAGGTCTACCTCCACATTAGAAACCAGAAAACCATTACCTGTCCTTTCTTTTAGTTCTCCACCCCAAATGGAGTAGAAGCTTGTTCtatgagtttgtttttttttttttttttccccagctggaGAAAAGCCTGGTGTTCTCAAGTTGGCTCAACTATTTCAACtattaaaatatgttcttaACGAGATAGAAAACTTTTCCTAAGTGCAGCTGTCACGAGCCCTCCATATTCCAAAGctaagaacaggaaaaacataaggaaaaagctAATTTAGGCAGGACACAGTGACAGTGATAGCAAGCTTTCTGGGTGGGTTTTTTCGTTCCACATTCCTACAACCACTAATTCAGTGGAATATACATCCGATCTTAATGAGCTGTGACTACGAATTTAAAAGCTTTACAACTCTTGCTGCTTAATggacaaaaccaaaaagagaaCGTTACCTTTGATTTCAGCTTCTGTCGCAGAGTTCTGACACTTGAACTCCAGTGTTTTGAGCACAGCCAGACTTAGGGCTCTGAGGACAGTTTGGTCAGAACCACTTTGAGTATTATCTCCAGAAAGAGCTTCGCTGCTTCCAAAGTAGCTGGCCTTTTCACCGAGTGGGATTTCATTAAGCCAAGTCAAATTCACAACTTGCAGGACAGCATTACTTAGTGCAAGCatatcttcttttaaatatggGTTTTGTAAGAACTGAGACCCAGTTACAGCATCTTCTTGAGGCTTATAAAGGACACATTTTTTAAGAAGCATAATGAACTTCTTCTTGAAGAAATAGTGAGTTGATGAGTTAATGAGGTTCAGGACATAAgacacttttaaaaacaatactcTCTGACATTTCAGTGGTAGCTCTAATTGAGTTCTAGAAGCCAGAAGTGCTTCAAGCAGGTCTATGAAACTGATCAAATTGTTTGCGGAATAAGGTGAACTATAGAGCTGACTGTCAAAATGATGGAGCAGAATGGAACTGTAAAATCCTTCAAGCACAGCATCAAGAGGAGCCAACAACTTCAAAATACCTACAGCAACAAGAAGGTTACAGAGTTGGAGTTCCAGTATAACACAACCATCTAAATCATCAGATTAGCAGAAAACTGGTGATTGTgactattttcagttttagagCAGATCTCtaaaactgcaattaaaaaacatgtttttaattgCACTTTATCTCTCCCTCTACATCAACGAAGAAAATAAGTGTTGCACAGACAAGCTGCTCTAGAGATTACCAGTAACATCCCTCCCCCTAGTGGGCACTAATGTATTGACACTATCATAAAACTACTACAGTACCTGCTTTGGGTAACACTTTATCTTTCATTACATCCTGGATAACAGCTGTAAGAGTCCACAGGCATTCTGCTACTTGGGTGTGCATAGGGAACTCCAGAAGACTTTTCAAACTGAAGGTGAGCCAGGTGACATTTACTGCATTCTAATTAAATTGagttcaaaaaaacaaaaaaacaaatgctttacAGTTACTACGCAAATTAAACGGTAATACAATGATTTTGATGACATTGATAAGATACAAACTAAGGCAGAAACAACATAACTATCCAGTGCCTTTGTAAGTATGTATGTGTAAATACAGGTCTGCAAAGTCAAGTCACGTGCACATGCAACAGGAAGTAGCTGTGttttccagaaaggaaaaactaaacCTGCTGATGTTATGTAACCTGCCCCAAATCGGGTAATACTGTAGACAGATTGTATCTGAATTCCAAACTTCTCAGACAACTTTGCAAGAAATACTACAGGTattcttctgggaagaaataTATGTTCAGAGATGCTACAAAGGAAgctgtaatattttttcatcaaatatacagcaagtaggaaaaaatccagttcttggaatattaaacaataaaatacagaaatgtatttgattAACTTTCAGTATGATGTTCATTTTTATCTACCACATCACTCAACAAACTTCAAGTAACTGTAAAATAATAGCATAAGTCATTAGATTTTGGAAATCTCTGTATTGTAAGCTCAAAGAGAAAATTTCTTGTGACCTAGACATACTTTACCTTAAAGTAGTTTCATGACATTCCAGATTTTTATATTGGAAGACGTTTCATCACACATTCCAATCTCCCTTCTCTCTACCCTTCATGCCCCTCCACACTTGAAACACTCTCTCGGAATACTTATTACATATTCTTCCTATTCATCGCTTCTCACCCAAAGCCCTTTAAGATACTCTTTATGAGAACACTATCACATGTATTATCTTCAAACCGTATTATCATCACTATCTCATAGTATAACCTTCATGCTGTTCCTGATGCTAAATGCCCTTCAAAAACTGCATGGCACTTCCAGGAGACTAACAGTCTATGTGCTGAACATCACCAgaatgcagctctgctttctgaaagagcagagcagacatGCAGGCAACATATGTAGGAAAGGAGCAGCACTGGTGTTGCTCCATAGGTCTAATTATCATAATTAGGATCATTATCATAATAAGGATACTCTCAATAAGTAATTTTAGATTACAGGGTAGTCAGATAGTGACTACTTTTGTGCCACATAAAGGCTACAAAAAGTTGGCTACAGCGTCAAATGGAAAAACTTGTAAGTATATATTCTTTAAGTCATTTTTCAAGCTGTGAGAAGTTATACAATTCTCACCTCTTCCTTCAGCTGGAAATATACAAGAGATGCTAAACTTTTTGAAGCCGTGTGAGATAACAGACGATCGTAGCTACTGAGAAGATAAACCTGCAGAcacataaagaaaaaggatCTAAGTAGTATTCCTTCTATCTCTCTCCTTTTGCAAAAATCTTCCCAAAGGTTATAGAAGCTTACCAATTCTGAgtcaatttttgtttctttcaaaagaaggagaaggattTCACCGTACTTCTGTCTTGCACTGAATTCAATTTCCTGGGACTCTGCTTTAGCAACCAGCATTTTGATCAAAGTTAACTGAAGCAGCATCACTTCTCGTGGACAAAATGAGAAGTTCATGTTTGCTAAATTCCGCGATACATCATCTGTTGTAGGGACAACAGTGTCCGACATAGCGTCCTGATGACTCCTAACACTGCCATCACTAGATGGCAGATCACACAATTCATCTCTTTCCTGTGACTGCTCAACACATAGATTAAGAAAAGAGGTGTAATAATAGCTTTCCTTTGGTAACGGAGTGCCTGCCAGTACATCCTTATACATCTGCTGTAGCAGAGATATCTTCATTGTGAGAACATTCAGTGTATCACAGAATGCTGTATGCCTTCACCAATTATTTCCAATCACTGCAAATCAgctttgaagttatttttatccAGTAAGAGAAACGGGCAGGCTAATAGGCACTCCTCTTCTAAgttatctagaaaaaaaaagattatactATTACTGAACTGCACGGATAACCATAAAGATATGAAAGAACACCACACATTTTTAGTGTTTGCATTACCATTATTAAAACACAAATTCACTGTAGTTAAACACGGAGTGATAAACTAACAGTTGCACAAAACTTTGTCCCAGTGCAACATTCATAAAGCATAAGAGTTACAACATAGTGAAGGAGTTTACAGTTCCAGTACAACCCTACTGAAAATACCGATTTGTAggaatgaacaaaaataaagatgacaATTTCTAGGGTCTACTTCTGAAAGATTTGAGAACTTCAATCAAATCTTTCTCTACCTTTACACTGCTAAGTCCCTCCCTTTGTGAGGGATTGCTTGATGAACAGGCATGAAGTTTCAAGTGAGAATTTTCAGCTGAACTGACAGTGTTTATGTTTCCACTAAGGATGGATAGGACAATCTCAATCTAtctcaaaaaaaacaaaccaaaccaaaccaaaaaaccaaacGACTAACAACATAAACCAAAGGACAAGTCTTGTGTTTTGTTGCACATAGAGTCAAGGTGAGTAATGTGAATATACAGGAGAAAACTGGGCTAATTTAGTAAGGAGGACCAAAGAATTCATTTACCTCCAGACAGGCAAAACTCTTACTCTGAGCACATAAATCTTGTAAtccaaaagttttttttatataatacaAAAGGTCAACTATGCCATTAAGATTGGCCTCAAGGGTCCAATAACtcagaagtttaaaataaaaaaaaaatacctaaa
Protein-coding regions in this window:
- the LINS1 gene encoding protein Lines homolog 1 isoform X1, translating into MKISLLQQMYKDVLAGTPLPKESYYYTSFLNLCVEQSQERDELCDLPSSDGSVRSHQDAMSDTVVPTTDDVSRNLANMNFSFCPREVMLLQLTLIKMLVAKAESQEIEFSARQKYGEILLLLLKETKIDSELVYLLSSYDRLLSHTASKSLASLVYFQLKEENAVNVTWLTFSLKSLLEFPMHTQVAECLWTLTAVIQDVMKDKVLPKAGILKLLAPLDAVLEGFYSSILLHHFDSQLYSSPYSANNLISFIDLLEALLASRTQLELPLKCQRVLFLKVSYVLNLINSSTHYFFKKKFIMLLKKCVLYKPQEDAVTGSQFLQNPYLKEDMLALSNAVLQVVNLTWLNEIPLGEKASYFGSSEALSGDNTQSGSDQTVLRALSLAVLKTLEFKCQNSATEAEIKEGFQSSMSHLLTFWRNHMKHSPHSHPVAHHCEWLSLIFIEQDDDMWEAAKALLLIYLKIDRLQRDAADNLSQEEEESWNFRTHASGYNPHCIFLFFLEKIAFDSTVLLDFLISSETCFLEYLVRYLKLLREDWHQFVNVCNHFDTKHGTCQPISSIKAARQEEQSCVTGVSLQNACCEPEPQTLIPLASSHNYLVFTTEQGDNEVAESNQSNSLLCNDNTSLLGSLQSLVNYDSSEDSELESVGKECLVNTKQMPLHEEHETMIRETVCSYTDDKQNTLESEALPLKQKGSNTSSSLACIVSSDNIIPLRIMLYKSTKCLEELQKAISRLQRRNLFPYNPSALLRLLSHIEKISKNMNSQ
- the LINS1 gene encoding protein Lines homolog 1 isoform X2, which gives rise to MKISLLQQMYKDVLAGTPLPKESYYYTSFLNLCVEQSQERDELCDLPSSDGSVRSHQDAMSDTVVPTTDDVSRNLANMNFSFCPREVMLLQLTLIKMLVAKAESQEIEFSARQKYGEILLLLLKETKIDSELVYLLSSYDRLLSHTASKSLASLVYFQLKEENAVNVTWLTFSLKSLLEFPMHTQVAECLWTLTAVIQDVMKDKVLPKAGILKLLAPLDAVLEGFYSSILLHHFDSQLYSSPYSANNLISFIDLLEALLASRTQLELPLKCQRVLFLKVSYVLNLINSSTHYFFKKKFIMLLKKCVLYKPQEDAVTGSQFLQNPYLKEDMLALSNAVLQVVNLTWLNEIPLGEKASYFGSSEALSGDNTQSGSDQTVLRALSLAVLKTLEFKCQNSATEAEIKGFQSSMSHLLTFWRNHMKHSPHSHPVAHHCEWLSLIFIEQDDDMWEAAKALLLIYLKIDRLQRDAADNLSQEEEESWNFRTHASGYNPHCIFLFFLEKIAFDSTVLLDFLISSETCFLEYLVRYLKLLREDWHQFVNVCNHFDTKHGTCQPISSIKAARQEEQSCVTGVSLQNACCEPEPQTLIPLASSHNYLVFTTEQGDNEVAESNQSNSLLCNDNTSLLGSLQSLVNYDSSEDSELESVGKECLVNTKQMPLHEEHETMIRETVCSYTDDKQNTLESEALPLKQKGSNTSSSLACIVSSDNIIPLRIMLYKSTKCLEELQKAISRLQRRNLFPYNPSALLRLLSHIEKISKNMNSQ